One Anser cygnoides isolate HZ-2024a breed goose chromosome 4, Taihu_goose_T2T_genome, whole genome shotgun sequence genomic region harbors:
- the OSTC gene encoding oligosaccharyltransferase complex subunit OSTC, translating into MEALFRLPFAVLECPNIKLKRPGWVHMPSAMTVYALVVVSYFLITGGIIYDVIVEPPSVGSMTDEHGHQRPVAFLAYRVNGQYIMEGLASSFLFTMGGLGFIILDRSNAPNIPKLNRFLLLFIGFVSVLLSFFMARVFMRMKLPGYLMG; encoded by the exons aTGGAGGCGCTGTTCCGGCTGCCCTTCGCCGTGCTCGAGTGCCCCAACATCAAGCTGAAGCGGCCGGGCTGGGTGCACATGCCCTCGGCCATGACGGTGTACGCGCTGGTGGTGGTCTCCTACTTCCTCATCACCGGAG GGATCATCTATGACGTGATCGTGGAGCCTCCCAGCGTGGGGTCGATGACGGACGAGCACGGGCACCAGAGGCCGGTGGCCTTCCTGGCCTACAG AGTAAATGGACAATATATTATGGAAGGGCTTGCATCTAGCTTCCTCTTCACCATGGGTGGCTTAGGATTCATAATTCTGGATCGATCCAATGCACCAAATATCCCCAAGCTGAATAGGTTTCTCCTGCTCTTCATTGGATTTGTCAGTGTGCTTTTGAGCTTCTTCATGGCCAGAGTTTTCATGAGGATGAAATTACC GGGCTACTTGATGGGTTAG
- the RPL34 gene encoding large ribosomal subunit protein eL34 yields MVQRLTYRRRLSYNTASNKTRLSRTPGNRIVYLYTKKVGKAPKSACGVCPGRLRGVRAVRPKVLMRLSKTKKHVSRAYGGSMCAKCVRDRIKRAFLIEEQKIVVKVLKAQAQSQKSK; encoded by the exons ATGGTTCAGCGGCTGACCTACCGCCGTAGGTTGTCCTACAACACAGCTTCCAACAAGACCAGGCT GTCCCGAACACCTGGGAACAGGATTGTTTACCTTTACACCAAGAAAGTTGGGAAGGCACCAAAGTCAGCATGTGGTGTATGCCCAGGGAGACTTCGTGGT gtTCGTGCTGTGCGTCCTAAAGTTCTTATGAGGCTgtcaaaaacaaagaagcacGTCAGCAGAGCCTATGGTGGCTCCATGTGTGCTAAGTGTGTCCGCGACAG GATCAAGCGAGCTTTTCTCATTGAGGAGCAGAAGATCGTCGTGAAAGTGTTGAAGGCACAAGCACAGAGCCAAAAGTCCAAGTGA